The following proteins are encoded in a genomic region of Deinococcus cellulosilyticus NBRC 106333 = KACC 11606:
- a CDS encoding diaminopropionate ammonia-lyase: MENPRFYFAPETRSFPVQVSAEVLDFHQKLPGYRATPLVSAPTLARSLDVKQVWVKDEQNRLGLPAYKILGASWATYKELETHFGPFEAWETLSELAKQLKPHLPVTLIAATDGNHGRAVARMAYWLGLQAKILVPADMVPSRREAIVSEGAVLEVIDGSYDEAVERAAQQASDRHLVISDTSWEGYTRVPAWVVEGYSTIFQEVDSQLQDLQATVPDLVAVQMGVGSLASAVVQHCCTPGRKTKVVGVEPLAADCVLQSLLQGTLTEVPGPHHSIMAGLNCGNTSPLAWPYLQGGLQAAVAVADEGAQNAMRLLAKDGIISGESGAAGAAGLLALLTGAQAETRREKLGITRDSTLLVVSTEGATDPENYQRIVAGI; encoded by the coding sequence ATGGAGAATCCGCGTTTCTACTTTGCCCCTGAGACCCGCTCATTTCCCGTCCAAGTGTCTGCAGAGGTGCTGGACTTTCACCAGAAACTCCCAGGATACAGAGCCACCCCACTGGTCTCTGCTCCCACCCTGGCCCGGTCACTGGACGTCAAACAGGTGTGGGTCAAAGATGAACAGAACCGCCTGGGGCTCCCTGCCTACAAGATTCTGGGGGCATCATGGGCCACCTACAAAGAGCTTGAAACCCACTTTGGCCCTTTTGAGGCCTGGGAAACCCTCAGTGAACTGGCGAAACAACTGAAACCCCACCTTCCCGTGACCCTGATTGCAGCCACCGACGGCAACCACGGAAGGGCCGTGGCAAGGATGGCATACTGGCTGGGCTTGCAGGCAAAAATTCTGGTTCCAGCAGACATGGTGCCCTCCCGCAGAGAAGCCATTGTGTCCGAAGGGGCTGTGCTTGAGGTCATTGACGGCTCCTACGATGAAGCGGTGGAGAGGGCCGCACAGCAGGCCAGTGACAGGCACCTGGTGATCAGTGACACCAGCTGGGAGGGCTACACCCGAGTCCCTGCATGGGTGGTGGAAGGATACAGCACCATCTTTCAGGAGGTGGACAGTCAACTGCAGGACCTGCAGGCCACTGTTCCTGATCTGGTCGCGGTGCAGATGGGGGTGGGTTCCCTGGCTTCTGCGGTGGTCCAGCATTGCTGCACTCCTGGCAGGAAAACAAAAGTGGTGGGGGTGGAACCCCTTGCAGCAGACTGTGTGCTGCAAAGCCTGCTGCAGGGCACCCTCACCGAAGTTCCAGGACCCCACCATTCGATCATGGCTGGGCTGAACTGCGGGAACACCTCTCCCCTGGCGTGGCCTTACCTGCAAGGGGGCCTGCAGGCGGCAGTGGCTGTGGCTGATGAAGGTGCCCAGAACGCCATGCGCCTGCTGGCCAAAGATGGGATCATTTCGGGGGAAAGCGGGGCCGCAGGGGCCGCTGGACTTCTTGCCCTGCTGACAGGAGCGCAGGCTGAAACCAGACGGGAAAAACTGGGCATCACCCGGGACAGCACCCTGCTGGTGGTGTCCACCGAAGGGGCCACCGATCCAGAAAATTACCAGAGGATCGTGGCTGGGATTTGA
- a CDS encoding ArgE/DapE family deacylase, which produces MDDLQQLLCQLVGIDSTNPDLVPDGKGEREISAYVQHWLQERGIEAQREEFSPGRFNVVARVRGTGGGKTLLLNAHMDVVGTAGMQDPFSPKIENGRLYGRGGYDMKGGLAACMVALVQAKKLALQGDVILTAVADEEYASIGMQHLLKTVTADAAIVTEPTELALCIAHKGFTWHEVTTFGKAAHGSRPDLGVDAIAHMGRVLGKIEKWQGDLKSRTPHPLLGHGSVHASLISGGQELSSYPETCTLQLERRTLPAETPEQVQAELETLLSELQRQDSRFRAEHRMTLHRDGFEVPVDEKMVQVVKQQASEVLGHTPEITGKTFWMESALLQQAGIPTVVFGPAGTGAHATEEWVDLKSVEQCCEVLTRTIKTFCQAEG; this is translated from the coding sequence ATGGATGACCTGCAGCAGCTGCTCTGTCAACTGGTGGGCATCGACTCCACCAACCCTGACCTTGTTCCAGACGGCAAAGGAGAACGGGAGATCTCGGCTTATGTGCAGCACTGGCTGCAGGAAAGGGGCATCGAAGCACAGCGGGAGGAGTTCTCTCCCGGACGTTTCAATGTGGTGGCCCGCGTGCGTGGCACAGGGGGAGGCAAAACACTTCTGCTCAACGCCCACATGGATGTGGTGGGCACAGCAGGCATGCAGGACCCCTTTTCACCAAAAATCGAAAATGGTCGCCTGTATGGACGTGGGGGGTACGACATGAAAGGTGGCCTCGCTGCCTGCATGGTCGCTCTGGTGCAGGCCAAAAAGCTCGCCCTGCAAGGAGACGTGATCCTCACCGCCGTGGCAGATGAAGAGTACGCCAGCATCGGGATGCAGCACCTGCTGAAAACCGTCACTGCAGATGCCGCCATTGTGACAGAACCCACCGAACTTGCCCTGTGCATTGCCCACAAGGGTTTCACCTGGCATGAGGTGACCACGTTCGGCAAAGCTGCGCACGGCTCCAGACCTGACCTGGGCGTGGATGCCATCGCCCACATGGGACGGGTGCTCGGAAAAATCGAAAAGTGGCAAGGTGACCTCAAAAGCAGAACCCCACATCCCCTGCTGGGACACGGTTCCGTGCATGCTTCCCTGATTTCTGGTGGTCAGGAGCTTTCCAGTTATCCGGAAACCTGCACCCTGCAACTGGAGCGCCGCACCCTTCCAGCAGAAACCCCTGAACAGGTGCAAGCAGAGCTTGAAACGCTCCTGTCAGAACTGCAACGTCAGGACTCCAGGTTCAGGGCAGAGCACCGGATGACCCTGCACAGGGACGGCTTTGAAGTCCCTGTAGACGAGAAGATGGTGCAGGTCGTGAAGCAGCAAGCCTCTGAAGTCCTCGGGCACACCCCTGAAATCACCGGGAAAACCTTCTGGATGGAATCGGCTTTGCTGCAACAGGCAGGCATCCCCACGGTGGTGTTTGGACCTGCGGGCACCGGAGCGCACGCCACCGAAGAGTGGGTGGACCTGAAGTCCGTGGAACAGTGCTGTGAAGTGCTCACCCGCACCATCAAAACATTCTGTCAGGCAGAGGGTTGA
- a CDS encoding DUF4132 domain-containing protein has translation MRAEDAHKTLQDMQVKWEETYKSRAKQAAEPARTFAQDFLDLHTFPYYKRTERHHQLEKQLPQTLFAMTPAERTRVFQVLFPRIAEDVERTWQMLDALPYQIGYSRKSFRIQGHGVNLQKKWHWMQGLWQLTRHYEENLHWFVVWAGHIGSYQGDILGYLFAAAINHGDEEVLQVLKDTASTEHDIGLMGRHVTRALLSCSREDAWTYCEKLLLAAQRQEGLRQVILETVDEAHPEAFVRMVKLILSEDLLRFSSVMRAVGVWLGFNMDVTERKTLETHLQTFLTFLQDEQSLQNALEQGNGQNLYIALMAVGFKDARQTLELGETVLSEADVERRYAAAQVMQATGLPEFGLYRSRLMQDPDLRIATMGIPYGHGSEPADLGADAFEQLVALGERLPKDSKQEPLLWPWLGYIAGRSTAFNLLPNALGNRPKSDLLPHIPGMDSWHHGYLLRGLKEEPLEAGPLRQHVVESLGSTDEFVRGCAFEALEKRTLTETETLSIEALFNRKGSDVRQKAAQLLLNQPVESTTQSAGRLVKEKKTDLRMAGLDLLTQLVRNKTTEKAVQGLLSEVLEIFTPKNPNETQLFDALRVPDEQLTLQNGLGLFDEEKLSGFQEPRWIKRDYARKGLIRHLLELNRLIEHHKDTEITLKDYFGESQTYVLGNLFEYSWTHQLSRQEVFPLGEVWKRWWETRPNPQDHDLTQLIWQFEKLGFDGSKEEERHPLLKKLTQPTGLKRHLIEHILQFLKKDGVPSGAIDFLLDAFESHLSLIDREAAPLRNERGEVLDPRARMDHLSDLASFQLEDFSSEQIQRLWSLSLCYNRGFRHFFKSLPDFTLAVHAWKKGFASEHDLLNILIGWDSNDPEKPRTQFHDLSHLTSRKPAPLLEQFPELSPIVERIRERVLEVEKDRTDLPTAASRVATHIKTVYGAEHTLKLLAGLGKDSMTRGYVQNELSKTAVFSRLIRVSFPAPEDTVQDFSKQVKALSISNTRLLELAVYAPQWAEFVEKHLGWTGLSGAIFWLLAHTKDTGYFVDQQVREVWEAEIAERTPLSPQDLLDGAVDVQWFREVILSLGEKRFAELLKASRYLSSTGAQKRAELYAKGILGQADEKDLLQNIKTKRHQDSVRAIGLLPTTSDTQTLSRYKVLQAFLKESKQFGAQKQASEQRAARIGLHNLARSAGYIDPERLMWQMETLEVQGLQGRQVTIENVTLTLQVDEEGTPSIHIEKAGKALKSIPAALKKHPEVVALSEGKRNLEQQKSRMREAFEQAMVRGDHFTLKEVQTLYTHPVVKPMLQSLLWVRGERDLGFSDGMDFIHLENRTALTDEGYRLAHPHDLLQSGQWREWQKHCFEHEVQQPFKQIFREYYLPAPHEQEALKSTRYEGQQLNPRQSLALLKTRNWVTVPEEGARKTFHTEGLNVWLYFQEGFYTPLDIEGLTVSHVVFTERGKWEPLPISSVPPRIFSEVMRDVDLIVSVAHIGGVDPEASQSTVEMRSSLIQETLRLLKIDNVELKNTHALIKGHHADYSIHLGSGTVHRHPGGALCIIPVHSQHRGRIFLPFADNDPKTAEVISKVLLLAKDRQIQDPTILEQLR, from the coding sequence ATGCGGGCCGAAGACGCACACAAAACCCTGCAGGACATGCAGGTCAAATGGGAAGAAACCTACAAGTCACGTGCAAAGCAGGCTGCAGAACCCGCCCGAACCTTTGCCCAGGACTTTCTGGACCTGCACACCTTTCCGTATTACAAACGCACCGAAAGACACCACCAGCTTGAAAAACAGTTGCCCCAGACCCTCTTTGCCATGACCCCTGCAGAACGCACCCGTGTATTTCAGGTCCTGTTCCCCCGCATCGCAGAGGATGTGGAAAGAACATGGCAGATGCTGGATGCCCTCCCCTACCAGATCGGGTACTCCCGCAAATCCTTTCGCATTCAGGGGCACGGGGTCAATCTGCAGAAGAAATGGCATTGGATGCAAGGACTCTGGCAACTGACCCGGCATTACGAAGAAAACCTGCACTGGTTCGTCGTGTGGGCCGGGCACATTGGCAGTTACCAGGGGGACATCCTGGGGTACCTCTTTGCAGCGGCCATCAACCATGGGGATGAAGAGGTGCTGCAGGTCCTCAAAGACACCGCCTCTACCGAGCACGACATTGGCCTGATGGGTCGGCACGTCACCCGGGCACTGCTGAGCTGCAGCCGGGAAGACGCCTGGACCTACTGCGAGAAACTGCTGCTCGCGGCCCAGAGGCAAGAAGGCCTCAGGCAGGTGATTCTGGAGACCGTCGATGAGGCGCACCCTGAAGCTTTTGTGCGCATGGTGAAACTGATCCTCTCTGAAGACCTGCTGCGTTTCTCCTCGGTGATGCGGGCGGTCGGGGTGTGGCTGGGTTTCAACATGGATGTCACCGAGCGAAAAACGCTGGAAACCCACCTGCAGACCTTCCTGACTTTCCTGCAGGACGAACAGTCACTCCAAAACGCCTTGGAGCAGGGAAACGGTCAGAACCTGTACATCGCCCTGATGGCGGTGGGCTTCAAAGACGCCCGCCAGACCCTGGAGCTTGGTGAGACGGTGCTCTCTGAAGCAGACGTGGAAAGGCGCTACGCTGCTGCACAGGTGATGCAGGCCACCGGGCTCCCTGAATTTGGACTTTACCGCAGCCGCCTGATGCAGGACCCGGACCTCAGGATCGCCACCATGGGCATTCCTTATGGGCATGGCAGTGAACCTGCGGATCTCGGTGCAGACGCCTTTGAACAGCTTGTTGCCCTCGGGGAGAGGCTGCCGAAAGACAGCAAACAGGAGCCCCTGTTGTGGCCGTGGCTCGGTTACATTGCAGGCAGGAGCACCGCCTTCAACCTGCTGCCCAATGCGCTCGGGAACCGTCCCAAATCTGACCTGCTGCCTCACATACCCGGAATGGACAGCTGGCACCACGGTTACCTGCTCAGGGGCCTGAAAGAAGAGCCTCTGGAGGCAGGCCCTCTGCGACAGCATGTGGTCGAATCCCTCGGCAGCACCGATGAATTCGTTCGGGGATGCGCCTTTGAAGCCCTTGAAAAACGCACCCTCACCGAAACAGAAACCCTCAGCATTGAGGCCCTGTTCAACCGCAAAGGGTCAGACGTCAGGCAGAAAGCAGCCCAGCTGCTCCTGAATCAGCCCGTGGAAAGCACCACCCAGTCGGCAGGCAGGCTGGTGAAGGAGAAAAAAACCGACCTCAGGATGGCTGGGCTTGACCTCCTCACCCAGCTGGTGCGCAATAAAACAACAGAAAAAGCAGTGCAGGGGCTGCTTTCAGAGGTGCTGGAGATCTTCACCCCCAAAAATCCCAATGAGACACAGCTGTTTGATGCCCTCAGGGTCCCGGATGAGCAGCTGACCTTGCAAAACGGACTGGGCCTCTTTGATGAAGAAAAGCTCTCAGGGTTTCAAGAGCCCCGCTGGATCAAACGGGATTACGCCCGCAAGGGCCTGATCCGTCACCTGCTGGAGCTGAACCGCCTGATCGAGCACCACAAGGACACCGAGATCACCCTGAAAGACTATTTCGGGGAGAGCCAGACTTATGTGCTGGGGAACCTGTTCGAGTACAGCTGGACGCACCAGCTTTCCAGGCAGGAGGTCTTCCCCCTTGGTGAAGTGTGGAAACGCTGGTGGGAGACCCGCCCGAACCCGCAGGATCACGACCTGACCCAGCTGATCTGGCAGTTCGAGAAACTGGGCTTTGACGGCTCAAAAGAAGAAGAGCGCCACCCCCTGCTGAAAAAGCTCACCCAGCCCACGGGTCTGAAGCGCCACCTGATCGAGCACATCCTGCAGTTCCTGAAGAAAGACGGGGTGCCCTCAGGGGCCATTGATTTCCTGCTGGACGCTTTCGAGAGCCACCTGAGCCTGATTGACCGTGAAGCAGCACCCCTCAGAAACGAGCGGGGGGAGGTGCTTGATCCCAGGGCACGCATGGACCACCTCAGTGATCTGGCCTCCTTTCAGCTCGAAGATTTCAGCAGCGAGCAGATCCAGCGCCTGTGGAGCCTGTCGTTGTGTTACAACCGGGGCTTCAGGCATTTCTTCAAAAGCCTGCCAGACTTCACGCTTGCAGTGCATGCCTGGAAGAAAGGCTTTGCCAGTGAGCACGACCTGTTGAACATCCTGATCGGCTGGGACAGCAATGATCCTGAGAAGCCCCGCACCCAGTTCCATGACCTCTCACACCTGACCTCCCGCAAGCCTGCCCCCCTGCTGGAGCAATTTCCTGAACTCTCCCCCATCGTGGAACGCATCCGGGAAAGGGTGCTGGAGGTGGAGAAAGACCGCACCGACCTGCCCACCGCAGCAAGCCGGGTGGCCACCCACATCAAAACGGTGTACGGGGCAGAGCACACACTGAAATTGCTCGCTGGACTCGGCAAGGACAGCATGACGCGGGGATACGTGCAGAACGAACTCAGCAAGACGGCTGTCTTCTCCCGCCTGATCCGTGTGTCCTTCCCTGCCCCAGAAGACACGGTGCAGGACTTTTCAAAACAGGTGAAGGCCCTGAGCATCAGCAACACCAGGCTGCTGGAACTTGCCGTTTATGCGCCACAATGGGCAGAATTTGTGGAAAAGCACCTCGGCTGGACGGGACTCAGTGGAGCCATTTTCTGGCTGCTGGCCCACACCAAGGACACAGGGTACTTTGTGGACCAGCAGGTGCGGGAAGTGTGGGAGGCTGAAATTGCAGAGCGCACCCCGCTTTCCCCACAGGACCTGCTCGATGGGGCGGTGGACGTGCAGTGGTTCAGGGAAGTGATTTTAAGCCTTGGTGAAAAACGCTTCGCAGAACTCCTGAAAGCCTCCCGTTACCTGTCGAGCACCGGTGCGCAGAAACGGGCAGAGCTTTACGCCAAAGGCATCCTCGGACAGGCCGACGAGAAAGACCTGCTGCAGAACATCAAAACCAAACGCCACCAGGACAGCGTGAGGGCCATCGGGCTGCTGCCGACCACCAGTGACACCCAGACTTTGAGCCGCTACAAGGTCCTGCAAGCCTTCCTCAAGGAAAGCAAGCAATTCGGGGCACAGAAACAGGCCAGTGAGCAAAGGGCCGCCAGAATCGGGCTGCACAACCTCGCCCGCAGTGCCGGTTACATCGACCCGGAACGCCTGATGTGGCAGATGGAGACGCTGGAAGTGCAGGGGCTTCAGGGCCGTCAGGTCACGATTGAGAACGTGACCCTCACATTGCAGGTCGATGAGGAGGGCACCCCCAGCATTCACATTGAGAAGGCCGGGAAAGCCCTCAAGAGCATCCCCGCTGCCCTGAAAAAACACCCGGAAGTGGTGGCCCTCTCGGAAGGCAAACGCAACCTTGAGCAGCAAAAAAGCCGCATGCGGGAGGCTTTCGAGCAGGCGATGGTGCGCGGAGACCACTTCACCCTGAAGGAAGTGCAAACCCTCTACACCCATCCGGTGGTGAAACCCATGCTGCAAAGCCTGCTGTGGGTGCGGGGAGAACGGGACCTGGGTTTCTCAGATGGGATGGATTTTATCCACCTGGAGAACCGCACCGCCCTGACCGACGAAGGTTACCGCCTCGCCCACCCTCATGACCTTTTGCAAAGCGGCCAGTGGCGGGAGTGGCAGAAGCACTGCTTTGAGCATGAGGTGCAGCAGCCCTTCAAGCAGATCTTCCGGGAGTACTACCTCCCGGCTCCCCACGAGCAGGAAGCCCTGAAAAGCACCCGTTATGAGGGCCAGCAACTCAACCCCAGACAGTCCCTGGCCCTCCTGAAAACCCGCAACTGGGTCACCGTGCCCGAAGAAGGGGCAAGAAAGACCTTCCACACCGAGGGCCTCAACGTCTGGCTGTACTTCCAGGAAGGCTTTTATACCCCCCTCGACATTGAAGGCCTCACGGTCTCCCACGTGGTCTTCACCGAAAGGGGCAAATGGGAACCCCTGCCCATCTCCAGCGTCCCACCCCGCATTTTCAGTGAGGTGATGCGCGATGTGGACCTGATTGTCTCTGTGGCCCACATTGGCGGCGTGGACCCCGAAGCGAGCCAGTCCACCGTCGAGATGCGCTCCAGCCTGATCCAGGAAACCCTCAGGCTGCTGAAAATCGACAATGTGGAATTGAAAAACACCCACGCCCTGATCAAAGGCCACCATGCCGATTACAGCATCCACCTGGGATCAGGCACGGTGCACCGTCATCCCGGAGGGGCACTGTGCATCATTCCGGTGCACTCCCAGCACCGGGGCCGCATCTTCCTGCCCTTCGCGGACAACGACCCCAAAACTGCAGAAGTGATCTCCAAAGTGCTTCTGCTTGCAAAAGACAGGCAGATTCAGGACCCGACGATTCTGGAACAGCTCAGGTAA
- a CDS encoding erythromycin esterase family protein, which translates to MPEPTFPEIGWDLNDPGPALASFLDTLPESPRLLGLGEPSHTQQAYPLWRNQIFQILVQHHGYRSIALESDLIAGLKVDAYISGGDGDFEDVMQHGFSHDFGKFEANQELIRWMREFNTGRSEEDRLRFYGFDAPTESMWAPGPRHALLVLHDHLARWVPDLTVDRDTLLHLCGEEENWTNPAAAMDPTQSIGNSKEARELRWMADEMMTLLEVEGARLQVEQEAYWHAHLHARAAQGLLRYHALMATDSPHRLARLLTLRDQMMTDNLFSILEREKPRGPTLVFAHNQHLGRQVNRWKRGVLSLEWCPVGVHLSARLGKSYAFIATAVGQADGVPEPAQDTVEGQLKRQASAATLYATHDLLPMLASSLSERTDTAANPAHFPLKPEELRNTDGVLFLPDLNP; encoded by the coding sequence ATGCCAGAACCCACTTTTCCTGAAATCGGCTGGGACCTGAATGATCCAGGTCCTGCCCTCGCGTCCTTTCTGGACACCCTTCCTGAGTCGCCTCGACTGCTGGGTCTGGGAGAACCCAGCCACACCCAGCAGGCCTATCCCCTGTGGCGCAACCAAATTTTTCAGATTCTGGTTCAGCATCATGGGTACCGGTCCATTGCCCTTGAAAGTGACCTCATTGCAGGCCTGAAGGTGGATGCCTACATCTCTGGTGGGGATGGAGACTTTGAAGACGTCATGCAGCACGGGTTCAGCCATGATTTTGGCAAGTTCGAGGCCAACCAGGAACTCATCCGGTGGATGCGGGAATTCAACACTGGACGGTCAGAAGAGGACAGGTTGCGTTTTTATGGCTTTGATGCCCCCACCGAATCCATGTGGGCCCCTGGTCCCCGTCATGCCCTGCTGGTGCTGCATGACCATCTGGCCCGCTGGGTGCCTGATTTGACCGTCGACAGAGACACCCTCTTGCACCTCTGTGGAGAGGAAGAAAACTGGACGAACCCTGCCGCCGCCATGGACCCCACCCAGTCCATCGGGAACTCAAAAGAGGCCAGGGAACTCCGTTGGATGGCCGATGAAATGATGACCCTGCTGGAGGTCGAAGGGGCACGCCTGCAAGTGGAGCAGGAAGCCTACTGGCATGCCCACCTGCATGCCCGGGCCGCACAGGGCCTGCTGCGTTACCATGCCCTGATGGCCACCGATTCCCCCCACCGCCTTGCGAGACTCCTCACCCTCAGGGATCAAATGATGACCGACAACCTGTTTTCCATTCTTGAGCGTGAAAAGCCCCGTGGTCCGACCCTGGTTTTCGCGCACAACCAGCACCTCGGGCGACAGGTCAACCGGTGGAAGAGAGGCGTCCTCAGTCTGGAATGGTGCCCAGTGGGGGTGCACCTGTCGGCCCGACTGGGGAAAAGTTATGCCTTCATTGCCACTGCAGTGGGACAGGCGGATGGGGTGCCTGAGCCTGCACAGGACACCGTGGAGGGACAGTTGAAAAGGCAGGCCAGTGCAGCCACCCTTTACGCCACCCACGATTTGTTGCCCATGCTTGCATCTTCCCTTTCTGAACGAACAGACACCGCTGCAAACCCGGCCCATTTTCCCCTCAAACCAGAAGAGCTCAGGAACACCGATGGGGTGCTTTTTCTTCCTGACCTCAATCCATGA
- a CDS encoding TetR/AcrR family transcriptional regulator, whose protein sequence is MSIGRPRNNAHSDAAKEAALQLLTEHGYAAISMEAVAQHTGIAKQTLYRRWKNKRDLILDAFVDDANRMPPAADTGSLEEDLRLYLRQTATLLNSNCGVTNRALMAEGLQDSDFLKELRERHLIKRRTRLRDIIRRKHTHFTEEQETFLVDLALGPVWYRLLVQNAPLNDAFTDALAHQVTRAARELETQTS, encoded by the coding sequence ATGTCGATCGGTCGCCCACGCAACAACGCCCACTCAGATGCCGCCAAAGAAGCAGCCCTGCAACTCCTCACCGAACACGGGTATGCGGCCATCAGCATGGAAGCCGTTGCCCAGCACACCGGCATCGCCAAACAGACCCTGTACCGCCGCTGGAAAAACAAACGGGACCTGATTCTGGACGCTTTTGTCGATGATGCCAACCGCATGCCGCCCGCAGCAGACACCGGAAGCCTCGAAGAAGACCTGCGCCTGTACCTGCGCCAGACCGCAACCCTGCTGAACAGCAACTGCGGGGTCACCAACCGGGCATTGATGGCCGAGGGCCTTCAGGACAGTGATTTCCTGAAAGAACTGCGGGAGCGCCACCTGATCAAACGCCGCACAAGGTTGCGGGACATCATCCGCCGCAAACACACCCACTTCACTGAAGAACAGGAAACCTTCCTGGTGGACCTGGCCCTCGGTCCGGTCTGGTACCGCCTGCTGGTGCAAAACGCCCCACTGAACGATGCTTTCACAGATGCACTGGCCCATCAGGTGACACGGGCCGCCCGGGAACTGGAAACCCAGACCTCCTGA